A single genomic interval of Stieleria maiorica harbors:
- the kdsA gene encoding 3-deoxy-8-phosphooctulonate synthase — protein MSTPEIPRGVRTVSVGPYQCGDDQPLMLIAGPCVLQSDAISSQIAEVLTRINERDDVNVVFKASFDKANRTSAAAIRGPGMAEGLEMLGRIANQTGLPVTTDIHLPDQAAAVAEVCDLLQIPAFLARQTDLIVAAAKTGRPLNVKKGQFMAPEDMRYVVDKATAAGNGGVMLCERGTFFGYGRLVNDMQSLPIMRSLGVPVVFDATHSVQRPGSGQGSTGGNREMVEPLARAAVAIGIDAIFFETHPEPDSSPSDGANMVPLGRFEGLVDRLLQIRHTINSVGQLNGTAQAS, from the coding sequence ATGAGCACTCCAGAGATTCCCCGTGGCGTTCGAACCGTCTCCGTCGGCCCCTATCAATGTGGCGACGATCAGCCGCTGATGTTGATCGCCGGTCCGTGCGTGTTGCAATCCGACGCGATTTCATCGCAGATCGCCGAGGTATTGACTCGAATCAACGAGCGTGACGATGTCAACGTTGTTTTCAAAGCCTCCTTCGACAAAGCCAACCGGACCAGCGCCGCGGCGATCCGCGGCCCCGGGATGGCGGAGGGGTTGGAGATGCTCGGGCGGATCGCGAACCAGACCGGATTGCCGGTCACGACCGACATCCATCTGCCCGATCAGGCCGCTGCGGTGGCGGAGGTCTGCGACCTGCTTCAAATCCCCGCGTTTCTGGCTCGCCAGACCGATTTAATCGTGGCTGCGGCGAAAACCGGCCGGCCGTTGAACGTCAAAAAGGGGCAATTCATGGCCCCCGAAGACATGCGTTACGTCGTTGACAAAGCCACGGCGGCGGGCAACGGAGGCGTGATGCTGTGCGAACGGGGCACCTTTTTCGGCTACGGCAGGCTGGTCAACGACATGCAATCGCTGCCGATCATGCGGTCGCTGGGGGTTCCGGTCGTGTTCGACGCCACACACAGCGTGCAGCGGCCCGGATCCGGGCAGGGATCGACCGGTGGAAACCGGGAAATGGTCGAACCATTGGCCCGCGCGGCCGTAGCAATCGGTATCGACGCGATCTTTTTCGAGACCCACCCGGAACCCGATTCCTCCCCCAGTGACGGTGCCAACATGGTGCCGCTGGGCCGATTCGAGGGCTTGGTCGATCGCCTGCTCCAGATTCGACACACGATCAATTCCGTTGGCCAATTGAATGGCACCGCCCAAGCTTCCTAG
- a CDS encoding lysophospholipid acyltransferase family protein, whose amino-acid sequence MTLTSHVIVLLAKLFSGFTVRWVDCQPDTCQRIYFANHTSHLDAVVLWSALPKEIRAVTRPVAAKDYWSSGWVKPHMARSFNALLIDRKQIKVHRSPIDIMLEEMGDIYSLIVFPEGGRSAGEEMGEFKSGLYYMGKKRPDLELVPVYIDNVNRILPRGEVLPVPLLSCITIGAPIFLESGEPKNAFLKRAREAVQRLKEM is encoded by the coding sequence ATGACCCTCACTAGTCATGTAATCGTCCTTTTGGCGAAGCTGTTCAGCGGCTTCACCGTGCGCTGGGTGGATTGCCAGCCGGACACCTGTCAGCGAATTTATTTTGCCAATCACACCAGCCACTTGGACGCGGTGGTGTTGTGGTCTGCGCTGCCCAAAGAAATCCGCGCGGTCACTCGGCCGGTCGCCGCCAAGGACTATTGGAGTTCCGGTTGGGTCAAGCCACACATGGCGCGCAGCTTTAACGCGTTGTTGATCGATCGCAAACAGATCAAGGTGCACCGCAGCCCGATCGACATCATGCTGGAAGAAATGGGCGACATCTATTCGCTGATCGTGTTTCCCGAAGGCGGGCGGAGTGCCGGAGAGGAGATGGGCGAGTTCAAAAGCGGGCTGTACTACATGGGGAAAAAGCGTCCCGACTTGGAATTGGTCCCGGTCTACATCGACAACGTCAATCGGATCCTGCCGCGCGGCGAAGTGTTGCCGGTGCCGCTGTTGAGCTGCATCACGATCGGGGCGCCGATCTTTCTGGAATCCGGCGAACCCAAAAACGCCTTCTTGAAACGCGCCCGCGAAGCCGTCCAGCGACTCAAGGAAATGTGA
- a CDS encoding glycosyltransferase family 4 protein encodes MIPRRWWRRVPPRQHVGPLRMQFVITSMPVGGAETLLVNLLRRLDPAVVRPEVVCLKQPGPLGEVIADEFPVHSDLIRSKWDVGVLFRLARLMRRRQTDVVVTVGAGDKMFWGRLAAFLAGVPVIASALHSTGWPDGVGRLNRMLTPLTDAFIAVADSHGEFLHQFEGFPEAKVHVIRNGVDCERFRADETNRAEVRAELNVPSSAPLVGIVAALRSEKNHALLVRAAARLHERHPDLHWLVVGDGPEREGIENLARQLQVADRIHLLGTRHDTPRLLSALDVFTLCSLNEASPVSILEALACEVPVVASDVGSVGETVIENRTGHLFASEDLDAMVQAIGKLIDDQSGRQRLGKAGRDLVLQTGSLQSMVSGYQNLATSLYDRACAQGSRVLADSATSHGTGLNTITQR; translated from the coding sequence ATGATTCCTCGTCGCTGGTGGAGACGCGTTCCGCCACGCCAACATGTCGGCCCGCTGCGGATGCAATTCGTGATCACCAGCATGCCGGTCGGCGGTGCGGAAACGTTGTTGGTCAACCTGTTGCGGCGGCTGGACCCGGCCGTCGTTCGCCCCGAAGTGGTCTGCTTGAAGCAACCCGGCCCGCTGGGGGAAGTGATCGCCGACGAGTTTCCCGTGCACAGCGATCTGATCCGGTCCAAGTGGGACGTCGGCGTGCTGTTCCGGTTGGCCCGACTGATGCGACGTCGTCAAACCGATGTCGTCGTCACCGTTGGCGCGGGCGACAAGATGTTCTGGGGGCGTCTGGCGGCGTTTCTGGCGGGCGTTCCGGTGATCGCATCGGCCTTGCACAGTACCGGATGGCCCGACGGCGTGGGCCGCTTGAACCGCATGCTGACGCCGCTGACCGATGCCTTCATCGCGGTGGCCGATTCGCACGGCGAGTTTCTGCATCAATTCGAAGGCTTTCCAGAAGCTAAGGTCCACGTGATTCGCAACGGCGTCGACTGTGAACGCTTTCGGGCCGATGAAACGAACCGCGCCGAGGTGCGGGCCGAATTGAACGTGCCATCGTCGGCACCACTGGTCGGCATCGTGGCGGCGCTGAGGAGTGAAAAGAACCACGCCTTGTTGGTCCGTGCCGCGGCACGCCTGCACGAACGTCATCCCGATTTGCACTGGTTGGTCGTCGGGGATGGGCCCGAACGTGAAGGAATCGAAAACCTTGCCCGGCAGTTGCAGGTGGCCGATCGAATCCACCTGCTGGGAACGCGTCACGACACGCCGCGTCTGCTTTCGGCGCTGGACGTCTTCACGCTCTGTTCGCTCAACGAAGCGTCACCGGTTTCGATCCTGGAAGCGTTGGCCTGTGAAGTCCCCGTGGTGGCAAGCGACGTGGGATCGGTCGGCGAAACCGTGATCGAAAACCGAACCGGCCACCTGTTCGCATCGGAGGATCTCGACGCGATGGTCCAGGCAATCGGGAAGCTGATCGATGACCAGTCCGGTCGACAGCGATTGGGGAAAGCGGGCCGTGATTTGGTGCTGCAAACCGGATCACTGCAGTCGATGGTGTCGGGGTACCAGAACCTGGCCACGTCACTTTACGACCGGGCCTGTGCCCAGGGCTCGCGTGTTCTCGCGGACAGCGCCACGTCCCACGGAACTGGACTTAATACGATCACGCAGCGCTAG
- a CDS encoding tetratricopeptide repeat protein, with protein sequence MVLITGVGCQDDTALVRKIQSQRQAQQETQARRDHLGEAFVLLRKYVELAPEMAQEQIAFHLNGWSATRPPSEATEPELADTLRDVISADALTERVAGRTFLPGDVLHLRDSYLFHSLYTWVDTPRLDEKLLTDWFTEQRQSLGAESVDRLVTATRLFDWTVRNIALEPDDPSAPAPQGPEFPLGMKFQGAGYRQSDYQTVMRGTGDGLQRAGVFTQLCRQAGIPAAVLGTIDGTSGEVKPFCVGVLAGDEIYLFEPTLGVHVPGPNQVGIATLAEARRDAVVLRRLGIAGLDQFTYPVTKEDAQQCVALLNLSPETISPRMKKLQSGLTGDRRMNVYVDADKIAQQLDAVTGISSVRIWDVPLKTEVYRQVCEQYAQRDPVFAFWYMARWAMMDAGFESARQLTLGRWQHLTGQFGDIEEESITGARTLYMNQRAPEFEIEDLRIDVDLQKQYGIRRELGVDSATYDQQVAQIQGLMRMGKRTATYWLSLLQADDGRLETAEGWLEKRVLPEEQQSFWTPAARYNLARLAEALGKTDKAVEMYKRVGEPQEHGNRIRARLVAKQDD encoded by the coding sequence ATGGTCCTGATCACCGGCGTCGGGTGCCAAGACGACACCGCACTGGTTCGAAAAATCCAAAGCCAACGCCAGGCGCAGCAGGAAACACAGGCCCGGCGCGATCACCTGGGCGAAGCGTTTGTGCTGCTGCGTAAGTACGTCGAATTGGCCCCGGAAATGGCTCAAGAACAGATCGCGTTCCATCTCAATGGCTGGAGCGCGACCCGCCCGCCGAGCGAGGCCACCGAACCGGAATTGGCCGACACACTCCGCGACGTGATCTCGGCGGATGCGTTAACCGAACGCGTCGCCGGCCGCACGTTCCTGCCCGGCGATGTGCTGCACCTGCGCGACAGCTACCTGTTTCACTCGTTGTACACCTGGGTGGACACACCGCGACTGGACGAAAAACTATTGACGGACTGGTTCACCGAGCAGCGTCAATCGTTGGGCGCAGAATCGGTCGACCGACTGGTCACCGCGACGCGTTTGTTCGACTGGACGGTGCGGAACATCGCACTGGAGCCCGACGATCCATCCGCCCCCGCACCGCAAGGCCCCGAGTTTCCGCTGGGCATGAAGTTTCAGGGTGCCGGGTACCGCCAAAGCGACTATCAAACGGTGATGCGTGGTACCGGCGACGGCCTGCAGCGTGCCGGAGTCTTCACCCAGCTGTGCCGACAAGCGGGTATCCCGGCGGCGGTCCTGGGTACGATCGACGGTACCAGTGGTGAAGTGAAACCGTTCTGTGTCGGCGTGCTGGCGGGCGATGAAATCTATTTGTTCGAACCGACCCTGGGCGTGCATGTCCCGGGGCCGAATCAAGTCGGGATCGCCACGCTGGCCGAGGCACGTCGCGATGCCGTCGTCCTGCGGCGCCTGGGCATCGCCGGTCTGGATCAATTCACCTATCCGGTGACCAAGGAAGACGCCCAGCAATGCGTCGCGCTGCTGAATCTGTCTCCCGAAACGATCAGCCCGCGGATGAAGAAACTGCAATCCGGACTGACCGGCGATCGCCGCATGAACGTTTACGTGGACGCGGACAAGATTGCCCAACAGCTTGATGCGGTCACGGGCATCAGCTCGGTGCGGATTTGGGATGTGCCATTGAAAACGGAAGTCTATCGCCAAGTCTGTGAACAATATGCCCAACGCGACCCCGTGTTCGCGTTTTGGTACATGGCCCGCTGGGCGATGATGGACGCCGGATTCGAAAGCGCACGTCAACTGACCCTCGGTCGCTGGCAACACCTGACCGGACAATTCGGTGACATCGAAGAAGAAAGCATCACCGGGGCGCGGACGTTGTACATGAACCAACGGGCACCGGAGTTCGAAATCGAAGACCTGCGGATCGACGTCGACCTTCAAAAACAATATGGGATTCGGCGTGAACTGGGAGTCGACTCGGCAACCTATGACCAACAAGTCGCCCAGATCCAGGGGCTGATGCGGATGGGCAAACGCACCGCGACCTATTGGTTAAGCCTGCTGCAGGCCGACGACGGACGACTGGAGACCGCCGAGGGATGGCTGGAAAAACGCGTGCTGCCCGAGGAGCAGCAATCGTTTTGGACTCCGGCGGCCCGCTACAATCTGGCCCGCCTGGCCGAAGCCCTCGGCAAAACCGACAAGGCGGTCGAAATGTACAAACGAGTCGGTGAACCGCAAGAACACGGCAACCGCATCCGTGCCCGGCTTGTCGCCAAGCAAGACGACTGA